The genomic DNA CGCGGTGGATTCTAGGTTCAAGTCCTAGCCCCGCTACTAAACATAATGAAAGCCGAAGTAAACAACTTCGGCTTTTTGCATTTAAGGGGGTAACAATGGCTACGGTTTATGTTATCCGGAGTAAAGAAGGGCATACCTACACAGGCTGTACTGAGGACCTGGAGCACAGACTTTTCCAACACAACAATCACCTGGCAGGCTGGACCAAAAGAGGCACTGAATGGAAACTAATCTATTCCGAGGAATTCCAGACCTTAAGCGAAGCTAGAAAAAGAGAGAACTGGCTTAAGTCCGGAGTGGGAAAAGATTACCTGAAGAAAAAACTTTCTGCAGCATCGGGCTCATAATCCGCTTCGGCGGAACCTTGAACCTTAAACTTCCTCCCCCTCCCTTTCCAAAATTCTGTATATTTTATTAAATTAAAGTAATCACAGAAAGGATTTTTCTTATGGAAAGAGCTATCATGCGCCCCGACTCTACCGAGTATGCCCCTTACTATGAACAATACATTTCCGCCGTTCCCGACGGCGACTTAATTCATATTCTCGAACTGCAGCTCGAAACATCCTCCACACTTTTTAAGTCACTCTCAGATGCCCAGGCAATTACCACCTATCAGCCCGGGAAATGGACAATAAAACAGGTCCTCAGACATGTAATAGACGCCGAGCGCATTTTTACTTTCAGAGCACTCTGCATTGCACGCGGCGAACGCCAGGAACTGCCGGGATTTGACCAGGAAGAGTATGTACGCCAGAGCGACTGTAATGAATACCCATGGCACGACCTTGTGGAGGAATTCCAGCACGTAAGACACGCTACAATCAGCCTTTTCAGGTCTCTTCCTCCCGATGCGTGGTTCAGGCGCGGCGTGGCCAGCAAATTCGAGGTTACCGTAAGAGCCTTAGCCTATATCACAGCAGGTCATGAACGCCATCATACAGAGATCATAAGAACCCGGTATCTCTGATCTGCTGCCTGCTTTTTCATGCATTCGGCCCTGAAAAGTGCGGTATTGCCGTTCTGAATGGAATCATCTGAAAATGTCCCGCACTAAAATATTTCTAACCGGAGCTGAAGCCGGGATTTTTGTGGATTTTAAAACTGATTGATTTTATTTGAATAATTAATAAATTTATACTGTAATTTAATAACAAACTTTATCATCAAATGAATTTTCCTTTCCGTAAGATTGCCCTGGCCGTCACGTTTTCTCCAAATGCTCTGGCGCTGCTTAACGAGACTAAGAAACTGCAGGACCTCTTTAAGGCTGAGCTGGTTCTGATACACGTTGGCGATAAAAGCAGGGATAAAGAAGAAACTTTTAAAAACCTTATTTCAAGTTCTAAGCTGAATTCAGGATCGTATAAGGTTAGCTGGGTTAATGGCGAGCCCTCGGAGGCTATACTGAAAGTGTGCTCTCAGGAAAAAGTGGACCTCCTTGTTGCCGGAGCTCTGGAAAAAGAAAATCTGCTGAAATACTACGTCGGTTCGGTTGCCCGCAAAATTTTGCGCAATGCCGCCTTTTCTGTGCTCATTATGACAGCCCCCTCCAAAGAGCCTAAACAAATGACAAAGTTCTGCATCTCTGTGGACTATACTCCCGAGAGCGAAGTGGCTATTAAGAAGGCTTATGAATATGCAATGCTTGAAAACGCCAGGGAAATGGTCTTATTGCGTGAATTCCAGGTGCCGGGACTTGCAATGACAGTTCAGGATTCGGGCTCCACTTCGGAAATTGAAGACAAAATGAACCAGTGGCAGAAAGAGGAAGAAGACAAACTGGCTCTCTTTACAAAAGAAATGGATATTAAGGGAATTAAAGTTAAACCCGTATTCCTCTACGGCAGGCAGGGCTGGGAAGCTAACCGCTACATACATGAGATCGGGGGCGACATTCTGGTCGTACCGGGACCCAGAAAAAAACTGAATATGTTCGACAGAATTTTTCAGCACGATATGGAATTTATTTTGAAACAGCTCCCGGGCAAGTTCCTGGTTGTAAAACCATGATAAAGATAAAGCCGGTTTTAATCCGGCTTTTTCATTAATTATTATGCCCGAAAGCCTTAATGAATACTCTATTGCTTTACAAAATCATACGTCGTCATTTCCACAAAATCGGCAACCTTTAACGTCATCGATTTTACTTTGGACCCTTCAACTGTAAAAGGCAGAACCCTGATTCCAAAAACCGGATCGCTGTATGTGCAGAGGAAGCGGCTGCCCCCGAGGCTCTCCAGCTTTCCTTTCAGCGTCGGGTGATGCTCAAAAGTCATTACCAGCGTATTTCCCTCGCGCGCTATATTAAGGTATCCGTAAACTTCATTCATATACTTCCCTGTAAAGGCGTCAAGATCAGCTGCAGGCTTAAGATTCATGCTTACCGTATCTCTCAGAGCTTTTAGTTCCTCATCGTATGTCTGCTGCCTTTTCCCGTAAACGCCAAGATACAGCTTATCATAATTACGGTAAGGCATTCCCAGGAAGGCATCAATAATTTCCCACTTAAGTGAAGTATAAAACCCGTTATTGTCATTATTCGTAAGCACAACTATTCCCAGTTTATCGCCCGGAAGCAGAGTAACAGAAGTAACAAACCCGTCAACTCCCCCTGTGTGCGAAACTATCTCGTGCCCCTTGTAATCTTCAATACTCCAGCCCATTCCATAAAGCCCGAATGGATTTTTGTCGAAGGGATTTGAAGCCCTCCCAACTATTGACAGCGGCTGGCGTGTTTTTTTAATTGCAGAAAACGGAATCACCTGGCTTCCATCGTACCTCCCGCTGTCAAGCTGTGCAATAAGCCAGTGGCTCATATCTGAGGCTGAAGAAGAGATGCTCCCTGCAGGAGCCAGATGGTCAACGCTCGGGTAAGGAATTACCATAAGTTTTCCATCCACAAGTGTATGCGACTTTGCAATATTTTTTGCCTGCGGAATTTCTCCCAGAAGGGCAAGCGAACTATTCATTTTCAAAGGGCTGAATATTTTGTTCCTTATGAAGCTTGCCCAATCCCCTCCGCTGATTTTCCTGATGCATTCGCCTGCAATTACAAAGCCTGCATTTGTGTACCCCCAGCGCGTGCGGAAATCGTATTTCGGTGTCAGCATACCAAACTTCTCTATTACCTCCTGAGGCGTCAGATTGGCATCCCAGTACATA from Ignavibacteria bacterium includes the following:
- a CDS encoding universal stress protein, which produces MNFPFRKIALAVTFSPNALALLNETKKLQDLFKAELVLIHVGDKSRDKEETFKNLISSSKLNSGSYKVSWVNGEPSEAILKVCSQEKVDLLVAGALEKENLLKYYVGSVARKILRNAAFSVLIMTAPSKEPKQMTKFCISVDYTPESEVAIKKAYEYAMLENAREMVLLREFQVPGLAMTVQDSGSTSEIEDKMNQWQKEEEDKLALFTKEMDIKGIKVKPVFLYGRQGWEANRYIHEIGGDILVVPGPRKKLNMFDRIFQHDMEFILKQLPGKFLVVKP
- a CDS encoding GIY-YIG nuclease family protein, with product MATVYVIRSKEGHTYTGCTEDLEHRLFQHNNHLAGWTKRGTEWKLIYSEEFQTLSEARKRENWLKSGVGKDYLKKKLSAASGS
- a CDS encoding DinB family protein, giving the protein MERAIMRPDSTEYAPYYEQYISAVPDGDLIHILELQLETSSTLFKSLSDAQAITTYQPGKWTIKQVLRHVIDAERIFTFRALCIARGERQELPGFDQEEYVRQSDCNEYPWHDLVEEFQHVRHATISLFRSLPPDAWFRRGVASKFEVTVRALAYITAGHERHHTEIIRTRYL
- a CDS encoding serine hydrolase, with amino-acid sequence MRNKLLMPILVLILFVNVTAQEKLPAFISDSLDAYVERALKSWDIPGVSVCVVKDGKVVVMKGYGVREAGKNDKVDENTLFLIGSNTKAFTGTALAMLEDEGKCSLSDKVQKYLPDFKMKDPWVAGHLNLSDIVSHRIGMETFQGDFMYWDANLTPQEVIEKFGMLTPKYDFRTRWGYTNAGFVIAGECIRKISGGDWASFIRNKIFSPLKMNSSLALLGEIPQAKNIAKSHTLVDGKLMVIPYPSVDHLAPAGSISSSASDMSHWLIAQLDSGRYDGSQVIPFSAIKKTRQPLSIVGRASNPFDKNPFGLYGMGWSIEDYKGHEIVSHTGGVDGFVTSVTLLPGDKLGIVVLTNNDNNGFYTSLKWEIIDAFLGMPYRNYDKLYLGVYGKRQQTYDEELKALRDTVSMNLKPAADLDAFTGKYMNEVYGYLNIAREGNTLVMTFEHHPTLKGKLESLGGSRFLCTYSDPVFGIRVLPFTVEGSKVKSMTLKVADFVEMTTYDFVKQ